One segment of Arthrobacter sp. MMS18-M83 DNA contains the following:
- a CDS encoding ABC transporter substrate-binding protein, producing MKFASSAKFAAVALTAALALTACGGGSTSSGGSAGPVDGKGKKLSVLTGVNAQYSAQQKQWFTDIAAKFKAQTGADVEFETFASANDELTRIQTSVVSGQGPDVYSLGTTFTPTAYATKAFVTLSDDDWKKVGGKDKFNPAALGISGPDAQHQAGIPFVSRPFVMAYNKDLLAAAGIDKPASSWDELAAQAKKMTNPTTGTFGLATGYKDNYDPWKFIWAMSVQAGNPLVDGKTLKLDDPTVKKAYDTYFGWLTKDKVVDPASIGWSNSNAVAAFASGKAGYLMMTTSSSLPTLEKSAVAGKYAYATMPTTAPGQTSPQGDAANAASILSGDNVVVADYSKQKDLAFAYVNLITSKDEQLNFQKIFGDLPANAEALKALDNPALKPVADTAAKSKATPFTGAWGDIQLALLNVVVQSIPDLSKGSVDDSSLQARLKDAQTKGQASLDRASK from the coding sequence ATGAAGTTTGCATCGTCCGCCAAATTTGCCGCTGTTGCCCTAACAGCAGCCCTAGCTTTGACCGCCTGCGGAGGCGGGAGTACTAGCTCCGGAGGCAGTGCTGGCCCCGTTGACGGCAAGGGCAAGAAGCTGAGCGTCTTGACAGGTGTCAACGCGCAGTATTCTGCTCAACAAAAGCAGTGGTTCACCGACATTGCCGCCAAGTTCAAGGCGCAGACCGGTGCCGACGTCGAGTTCGAGACGTTCGCTTCCGCCAACGATGAACTGACCCGCATCCAGACGTCCGTCGTCTCGGGACAGGGTCCCGACGTGTACAGCCTCGGTACCACTTTCACCCCCACCGCGTACGCGACCAAGGCCTTCGTGACCCTCTCCGACGACGACTGGAAGAAGGTGGGTGGCAAGGACAAGTTCAACCCGGCAGCCCTGGGCATTTCTGGCCCCGACGCCCAGCACCAGGCAGGCATTCCCTTTGTCAGCCGGCCGTTCGTGATGGCCTACAACAAGGACCTCCTGGCCGCGGCCGGGATCGACAAGCCCGCTAGCAGCTGGGATGAGCTCGCAGCCCAGGCCAAGAAGATGACCAACCCGACCACCGGCACGTTTGGACTGGCCACCGGCTACAAGGACAACTACGACCCCTGGAAGTTCATCTGGGCGATGTCCGTGCAGGCAGGCAACCCGCTGGTGGACGGTAAGACGCTGAAGCTAGACGATCCGACTGTGAAGAAGGCCTACGACACCTACTTCGGTTGGCTCACCAAGGACAAGGTAGTTGACCCGGCTTCCATTGGATGGAGCAACAGCAACGCCGTGGCCGCTTTTGCCTCAGGCAAGGCTGGCTACTTGATGATGACGACGTCGAGCTCCCTCCCGACCCTCGAGAAGTCCGCTGTTGCGGGTAAGTATGCCTACGCAACCATGCCGACGACGGCACCCGGCCAGACGTCTCCGCAGGGAGACGCCGCGAACGCGGCCAGCATCCTGTCCGGTGACAACGTGGTTGTTGCCGACTACTCGAAGCAAAAGGACCTGGCCTTCGCATACGTCAACCTCATCACGTCCAAGGACGAGCAGTTGAACTTCCAGAAGATCTTCGGAGATCTGCCGGCCAACGCCGAGGCCCTGAAGGCGCTGGACAACCCGGCGCTGAAACCGGTTGCCGACACCGCTGCAAAGTCCAAGGCCACGCCGTTCACCGGTGCCTGGGGCGACATCCAGCTGGCTCTGCTCAACGTAGTGGTCCAGTCGATCCCCGACCTCTCCAAGGGTTCCGTGGACGATTCGAGCCTGCAGGCCCGCCTCAAGGACGCACAAACCAAGGGCCAGGCCTCACTTGACCGGGCTTCAAAGTAA
- a CDS encoding LacI family DNA-binding transcriptional regulator has protein sequence MPELELQSPGRQPTIRDVAELAGVATSTVSRALTNPGRVNHVTRVRIEEAAAQLNYIPSSQARGLSSGRTQTVAVLVPDITNPFYFDIIRGTQHQLKAAGYTQLLVDTEESAEMEADALQKMRRSADGFILAASRLTDEQLTEAAAQQPLVTINRAPAIAPTVVIDTPSAIIQALEHLVSLGHTRICFVGGPATSWSNAKRWQAFQVETKERELTTSSVGPFAPKTTSGAAAADAAVHTGATACIVFNDLLAIGMLQRLRERGIRVPEDMSIVGCDDIFGADFCNPPLTTMASPIEQAGRVAVSMLLSRLNPQYGGTSRRLAVMPTHLTVRASTGAAPAH, from the coding sequence ATGCCAGAACTAGAGCTCCAGTCACCGGGCAGGCAGCCCACCATCCGAGACGTCGCCGAGCTTGCAGGAGTGGCGACGTCCACTGTCTCGCGTGCCCTGACCAATCCCGGGAGAGTGAACCATGTGACGCGCGTGCGGATCGAAGAAGCAGCCGCGCAATTGAACTACATACCAAGTTCCCAGGCCCGCGGGCTGAGCTCGGGACGCACGCAAACCGTCGCCGTCCTGGTCCCGGACATCACCAACCCGTTCTACTTCGACATCATCCGCGGTACGCAGCACCAACTGAAGGCTGCCGGCTACACGCAATTGCTTGTGGACACCGAGGAATCAGCGGAGATGGAGGCAGATGCCCTGCAGAAAATGCGCCGCTCGGCCGACGGCTTCATCCTTGCCGCGTCCCGACTGACGGACGAACAGCTAACTGAAGCAGCAGCACAGCAGCCCCTGGTCACCATCAACCGGGCCCCCGCAATTGCGCCCACCGTGGTGATCGATACGCCGTCGGCCATCATCCAGGCCCTGGAACACCTGGTCTCGCTGGGCCACACGAGGATTTGCTTCGTCGGAGGCCCGGCCACCTCTTGGTCCAATGCCAAGCGGTGGCAGGCATTCCAGGTTGAGACCAAGGAACGGGAATTGACCACTTCCAGCGTTGGGCCGTTCGCACCCAAGACGACGTCCGGCGCGGCTGCCGCGGACGCCGCCGTGCACACAGGAGCCACGGCATGCATCGTCTTCAATGACCTGCTGGCCATCGGCATGCTGCAGCGGCTGCGCGAACGCGGCATCCGCGTGCCCGAGGACATGAGCATTGTGGGTTGCGACGACATCTTCGGAGCCGATTTCTGCAACCCTCCACTGACCACCATGGCTTCCCCTATTGAACAAGCCGGGCGCGTAGCCGTCTCAATGCTCCTTTCCCGGCTGAATCCACAGTACGGCGGCACCAGCCGGCGCCTGGCCGTCATGCCCACGCACCTCACGGTCCGGGCGTCGACGGGGGCCGCCCCGGCGCACTGA
- the nadE gene encoding ammonia-dependent NAD(+) synthetase, whose translation MRTLKATIIAEMGVQPRIDPAGEVRKRVTFLKEYLKATHTKGFVLGISGGLDSSLAGRLAQLAVEELEAEGVEANFVAVRLPYGTQHDEDDAQAALDFIQAKTEWTFNISRAVDGFEDEFEKTTGARISDFHKGNTKARARMTAQYALAGEHNYLVIGTDHGAESVTGFFTKFGDGGADILPLFGLNKRQNRALLAELGAPSRIWDKVPTADLLDGKPGRTDEDELGIKYDQIDDYLEGREVPDEVAESIEQKYLRTRHKRTVPVTIFDTWWK comes from the coding sequence ATGCGCACACTCAAGGCCACGATCATTGCGGAAATGGGCGTCCAGCCCCGGATCGACCCTGCCGGGGAGGTCCGCAAACGGGTCACGTTCCTGAAGGAATACCTCAAGGCCACGCACACCAAAGGCTTCGTGCTGGGCATCTCCGGCGGGCTGGATTCCTCCCTTGCCGGGCGACTCGCACAGCTGGCCGTCGAGGAACTCGAAGCCGAGGGCGTCGAGGCAAACTTCGTGGCGGTCCGGCTCCCCTACGGCACCCAGCATGATGAAGACGACGCCCAAGCCGCGCTGGACTTCATCCAGGCCAAGACCGAATGGACGTTCAACATCTCCCGGGCAGTCGACGGCTTCGAGGACGAGTTCGAAAAGACCACGGGCGCGCGCATCTCTGACTTCCACAAGGGAAACACCAAGGCCAGGGCCCGGATGACCGCCCAGTATGCCCTCGCCGGCGAGCACAATTACCTGGTGATCGGCACGGACCACGGAGCCGAATCCGTCACCGGGTTCTTCACCAAGTTCGGCGACGGCGGCGCGGACATCCTGCCGCTCTTCGGGCTCAACAAGCGGCAGAACCGTGCACTCCTCGCGGAGCTGGGCGCCCCGTCCCGCATTTGGGACAAGGTCCCCACCGCCGATCTCCTGGACGGCAAACCGGGCCGCACCGACGAGGACGAGCTCGGCATCAAGTACGACCAGATCGACGACTACCTTGAAGGCCGGGAGGTCCCTGACGAGGTGGCCGAGTCCATCGAGCAGAAGTACCTGCGCACGCGGCACAAGCGCACTGTTCCGGTCACGATTTTCGATACCTGGTGGAAGTAG
- a CDS encoding AMP-binding protein translates to MTVTDDFRAARDRLLELRTDYSQAHGEFQWPRFSEFNFALDWFDQIAANPGTANNPALVIVEQDGSSTRRSFSELSARSSQLANWLRGKGVRRGDRMIIMLGNQVELWELMLAGIKLGIVLIPTTTLMGPRDITDRVERGGARWAAVGSANIAKFAEVPGDYTLIEVGDGGPAGGLHPAAFQYAEADSAETEFTPDAPTAADETMLLYFTSGTTSRAKLVEHTHTSYPVGHLSTMYWIGLEPGDVHLNVASPGWAKHAWSNVFTPWIAEACVFVYNYDRFDAKALMEQMGREGVTSFCAPPTVWRMLIQADLTLLKNPPTKVVSAGEPLNAEVIGQVERAWGQTIRDGFGQTESTVQVANTPGQPVKTGSMGRPLPGYDVVLVDPATGEEADDGELCLRLDPRPVGLMKSYFGDPEKTAEAFRDGYYHTGDMASRDENGVITYVGRGDDVFKSSDYRLSPFELESVLIEHPAVAEAAVVPSPDPVKLSVPKAFVVLAAGYAPGPAVAEDILRYCRQHLAPFKRIRRLEFGELPKTISGKIRRVELRGTEVARHGDGPLPAGLGVEYTEDEFPGLKE, encoded by the coding sequence ATGACAGTCACCGACGACTTCCGTGCAGCCCGCGACCGGCTCCTTGAGCTGCGCACCGACTACTCCCAGGCACACGGCGAATTCCAGTGGCCCCGCTTCAGCGAGTTCAACTTCGCCCTCGACTGGTTCGACCAGATCGCAGCCAACCCAGGCACGGCCAACAACCCGGCGTTGGTCATCGTCGAACAGGACGGCAGCTCCACCCGCCGCAGCTTCTCGGAACTCTCAGCACGGTCCTCGCAGCTTGCCAACTGGCTCCGCGGCAAGGGTGTCCGCCGCGGCGACCGCATGATCATCATGCTTGGGAACCAGGTAGAGCTGTGGGAACTCATGCTCGCCGGGATCAAACTGGGCATCGTCCTCATCCCGACCACAACCCTCATGGGCCCACGCGACATCACGGACCGCGTCGAGCGCGGCGGCGCCCGCTGGGCCGCCGTCGGGAGCGCCAACATCGCCAAATTCGCCGAAGTGCCCGGCGATTACACCCTGATCGAAGTGGGCGACGGCGGCCCGGCCGGCGGCCTGCACCCAGCCGCCTTCCAGTACGCCGAAGCCGATTCCGCCGAGACCGAGTTCACGCCGGACGCCCCCACCGCCGCCGACGAAACGATGCTCCTCTACTTCACTTCCGGCACCACGTCGCGGGCCAAGCTGGTGGAGCACACCCACACGTCCTACCCCGTGGGGCACTTGTCCACCATGTATTGGATCGGCCTGGAACCCGGGGATGTCCACCTCAATGTGGCCTCTCCCGGTTGGGCCAAGCACGCGTGGTCCAACGTTTTCACGCCATGGATCGCCGAGGCCTGCGTCTTCGTCTACAACTACGATCGCTTCGACGCGAAAGCCCTCATGGAACAGATGGGGCGCGAAGGCGTCACGAGTTTCTGCGCCCCGCCCACGGTGTGGCGCATGCTCATCCAAGCGGACCTGACCCTGTTGAAAAACCCGCCCACCAAGGTGGTTTCGGCGGGTGAGCCGCTCAACGCCGAGGTGATCGGGCAAGTGGAGAGGGCCTGGGGCCAGACCATCCGTGACGGCTTCGGCCAGACGGAATCGACTGTTCAGGTCGCCAATACCCCCGGGCAGCCGGTCAAGACCGGTTCCATGGGACGGCCGCTGCCCGGTTACGACGTTGTGCTTGTTGACCCGGCCACCGGTGAAGAGGCCGACGACGGCGAGCTTTGCTTGCGCTTGGACCCTCGCCCCGTGGGCCTCATGAAGTCCTACTTCGGCGACCCTGAAAAGACAGCCGAAGCCTTCCGCGACGGCTACTACCACACAGGCGACATGGCCAGCCGGGACGAGAACGGCGTCATCACCTACGTAGGCCGCGGGGACGACGTCTTCAAATCCTCGGACTACCGCCTGTCCCCCTTCGAACTCGAAAGCGTCCTGATCGAACACCCCGCCGTAGCGGAGGCCGCCGTCGTGCCTTCTCCTGATCCGGTCAAGCTCTCGGTGCCCAAAGCGTTTGTGGTACTCGCTGCCGGGTACGCGCCCGGGCCGGCTGTGGCTGAGGACATCCTCAGGTACTGCCGGCAGCATCTGGCTCCGTTCAAGCGCATCCGGCGTCTCGAATTCGGCGAGCTGCCCAAGACGATTTCTGGCAAGATCCGGCGTGTCGAACTTCGAGGTACGGAAGTGGCCCGCCACGGCGACGGTCCGCTGCCTGCCGGCCTAGGCGTCGAGTACACCGAGGACGAGTTCCCGGGTCTGAAAGAATAG
- a CDS encoding MarR family winged helix-turn-helix transcriptional regulator, whose translation MGSPLPRDPIADAQRNWERHGWGEVAAPMAAITAIMRTQQILLARIEGVLKPFGLTFARYELLALLSFARSGALPMNKASALLQVHPTSVTNAVDRLEKAALVARSPHPTDGRTTLIELTAEGRTLAKRATAALNSEVFGQSGFGDDDVEHLIRVLGDFRKAAGDFTD comes from the coding sequence GTGGGCAGCCCGCTCCCCCGCGACCCCATCGCGGACGCCCAGCGAAACTGGGAACGCCACGGCTGGGGCGAAGTCGCCGCGCCCATGGCGGCCATCACCGCGATCATGCGCACGCAGCAGATCCTGCTTGCCCGGATCGAGGGCGTGCTGAAGCCGTTCGGCCTGACCTTCGCACGCTATGAGCTCTTGGCGCTGCTCAGCTTCGCCCGCAGCGGCGCGCTGCCCATGAACAAAGCCAGTGCGCTGCTCCAGGTTCATCCGACATCGGTGACCAACGCCGTCGACCGCCTCGAAAAGGCAGCCCTCGTGGCCCGCTCCCCGCACCCCACAGACGGGCGAACCACGCTGATCGAGCTCACCGCGGAGGGGCGTACCCTCGCGAAGCGCGCGACGGCGGCGCTCAACAGTGAGGTGTTCGGCCAGTCCGGCTTCGGCGACGACGACGTCGAACACCTGATCCGTGTGCTGGGCGACTTCCGCAAGGCCGCTGGAGACTTTACGGACTGA
- a CDS encoding sulfurtransferase, with translation MKSTAVEPFVDLEWCCQNGHRVVLADVRWYLDGRSGREAYDGGHVPGAVFVDLDRWLSTEGSPSEGRNPLPTPGDFSLGMRELGISDDDIVVAYDDAGGVIAARLVWMLRATGHSSAILDGGLASYEGPLETEHPARPMGHFTAQPWPSHRLAEIHELSTETNLVVDARNRDRFEGRQDPIDPRPGHVPGARNVPCRENLAASGKLRSKAELLRSFAAAGITSAEKVISYCGSGVTACHNLLAMEYAGLGHGRLFTGGWSQYGHALELPVELGPA, from the coding sequence ATGAAGAGTACAGCTGTGGAACCCTTTGTCGACCTCGAATGGTGCTGTCAGAACGGTCACCGCGTAGTGCTCGCCGATGTGCGTTGGTATCTCGACGGGCGCTCCGGCCGGGAGGCGTACGACGGCGGGCACGTCCCCGGGGCGGTCTTTGTCGACCTGGATCGATGGCTTTCGACTGAGGGCTCGCCCTCTGAAGGAAGAAACCCGCTGCCCACGCCGGGTGATTTTTCCCTTGGGATGCGGGAATTGGGAATCAGCGACGACGACATCGTGGTGGCGTACGACGACGCGGGCGGAGTCATCGCCGCCCGTTTGGTCTGGATGCTGCGCGCCACAGGCCACAGCTCAGCCATTCTGGATGGCGGGCTGGCCAGCTATGAAGGACCCCTGGAAACAGAACACCCGGCGAGACCAATGGGACATTTCACCGCCCAACCGTGGCCCAGCCACCGTCTGGCCGAGATCCACGAGCTCTCAACTGAAACCAACCTCGTGGTGGACGCGCGCAACCGTGACCGCTTCGAGGGCAGGCAGGATCCCATCGACCCCAGGCCCGGTCACGTGCCCGGCGCGCGGAACGTCCCGTGCAGGGAGAACCTGGCCGCCTCCGGGAAACTGCGCAGCAAGGCCGAGTTGCTGCGCAGTTTCGCCGCGGCAGGCATCACATCGGCCGAGAAGGTCATCAGCTATTGCGGATCCGGAGTGACGGCTTGCCACAATCTCTTGGCAATGGAATATGCCGGCCTTGGTCACGGCCGGCTCTTCACGGGCGGGTGGTCCCAATACGGCCACGCCCTCGAGCTCCCGGTCGAGCTCGGTCCCGCGTAA
- a CDS encoding enoyl-CoA hydratase yields the protein MAQQYENILVELRGRVGLVTLNRPKALNALNQATMDELVAAVSAMDSDPEVGAVVITGSEKAFAAGADIKEMVSKGYMEMYASDWFRGWENLTRLRIPVIAAVSGFALGGGCELAMMCDFIIAADNAKFGQPEINLGVIPGMGGSQRLTRAVGKAKAMDMILTGRFMDAEEAERAGLVSRVVPVDSVVEEALKAAEVIASKSKPAAMVAKEAVNAAFETGLSQGVLFERRIFHSLFATEDQKEGMAAFTEKRQPEFKHR from the coding sequence TTGGCGCAGCAGTATGAAAACATCCTGGTGGAACTCCGTGGTCGGGTGGGCTTGGTGACCCTGAACCGGCCCAAGGCACTCAACGCGTTGAACCAGGCCACCATGGATGAGCTGGTGGCCGCCGTTTCCGCCATGGACTCGGACCCCGAGGTTGGCGCCGTGGTGATCACCGGCTCCGAGAAGGCCTTCGCGGCCGGCGCCGACATCAAGGAGATGGTCTCCAAGGGGTACATGGAAATGTATGCCTCAGACTGGTTCCGCGGCTGGGAAAACCTCACGCGCCTGCGCATTCCGGTGATTGCCGCAGTGTCGGGCTTTGCCCTGGGCGGGGGCTGCGAACTTGCCATGATGTGCGATTTCATCATTGCCGCGGACAACGCCAAGTTCGGGCAACCGGAAATCAACCTCGGTGTCATACCCGGCATGGGCGGCTCGCAACGGCTTACCCGCGCCGTGGGGAAGGCGAAAGCGATGGACATGATCCTCACTGGGCGGTTCATGGATGCCGAGGAAGCTGAGCGCGCGGGACTCGTTTCCCGCGTAGTGCCGGTGGATTCCGTGGTGGAGGAGGCCCTGAAGGCCGCCGAGGTGATCGCTTCCAAGTCCAAGCCGGCCGCCATGGTGGCCAAGGAAGCCGTCAACGCAGCTTTCGAAACCGGCCTCTCCCAGGGGGTCTTGTTTGAGCGTCGGATCTTCCACTCATTGTTTGCCACCGAGGACCAGAAGGAAGGCATGGCCGCGTTCACCGAGAAGCGCCAGCCGGAGTTCAAGCACCGCTAA
- the mmsB gene encoding 3-hydroxyisobutyrate dehydrogenase, translating into MSENAASGTIAFLGLGHMGGPMAVNLVKAGHQVVAYDPVPAALEAAREHGIATVDSAEEAVAGASVVLTMLPSGKHVLDAYRGVDGPGLLAVAPPNTLFLDCSTINVDEAREAAAIALEAGHRSVDAPVSGGVVGAEAGTLTFMVGALPEDFETVKPILELMGRRIVHCGDHGAGQAAKVCNNMILGVSMIAVSEAFVLGEKLGLTHQALFDVASNASGQCWALTTNCPVPGPVPTSPANRDYQPGFAGALMAKDLRLAVNALESTGVDGQMGHLASQIYDAFAAEGGAGRDFSGIITDIRDKSAK; encoded by the coding sequence ATGTCTGAAAACGCAGCTTCCGGCACCATCGCTTTCCTCGGCCTCGGCCACATGGGCGGGCCCATGGCCGTGAATCTTGTCAAGGCCGGGCATCAAGTGGTCGCGTACGATCCCGTGCCGGCCGCGCTTGAGGCCGCCCGTGAACACGGCATTGCCACGGTTGATTCCGCAGAGGAGGCCGTTGCCGGAGCCTCGGTGGTCCTGACGATGCTGCCCAGTGGCAAGCACGTCCTGGACGCCTACCGAGGAGTGGACGGCCCTGGACTCCTGGCTGTTGCTCCGCCGAACACGCTGTTCCTGGACTGCTCCACCATCAACGTGGACGAGGCCCGGGAAGCGGCAGCCATTGCTTTGGAAGCCGGACACCGTTCCGTGGATGCCCCGGTTTCCGGGGGCGTAGTGGGTGCGGAAGCCGGAACCCTGACCTTCATGGTGGGTGCGCTGCCCGAGGACTTCGAAACAGTGAAGCCGATCCTGGAACTCATGGGCCGGAGAATCGTGCATTGCGGTGACCACGGAGCCGGGCAAGCCGCCAAGGTCTGCAACAACATGATCCTGGGCGTTTCCATGATCGCCGTCAGCGAGGCATTCGTCCTGGGCGAGAAACTGGGCCTGACGCACCAAGCGCTGTTCGATGTCGCCTCTAACGCCTCGGGGCAATGCTGGGCCCTGACCACCAACTGCCCTGTTCCGGGCCCGGTTCCCACCAGCCCGGCCAACCGCGACTACCAGCCCGGATTCGCCGGTGCGCTCATGGCCAAGGATCTGCGGCTCGCGGTCAACGCGCTTGAGAGCACCGGGGTGGATGGGCAGATGGGACACTTGGCATCCCAGATTTACGATGCCTTCGCGGCCGAAGGCGGAGCAGGACGCGACTTCTCCGGCATCATCACGGACATCCGGGACAAGTCCGCCAAGTAG